The Gordonia mangrovi genome includes the window CCGATTGCCCTTGATGCCGCGGTAGCGATCGTCATGTCCGTAGATGGTGGTGTTGTACTGGTCGTGGCTGCGCAGCGTCTGCAGGATCAGCCGCCCCTCGGGCACCGGCACCCAGTCGAGTGGATGGACCGCGAAATGGGCCCGACCGTCGGGAGTGTCGAATTCGCGGCGATCGCGCGGGGGATGGGGTAGCACGAATCCGTCGGAGAGTCGGACGCGGATGTTGAAGTCCTCGAAGCCGGGGATGACGCGGGAGATGTGGTCGCGGATCAGGTTGTAGTCGCGGCGCATCTGCTGCCACTCCACCGGATGGTCGGCGCCCAGCGCGGTGGTGGCGAGATCGCAGACGATGGCGACCTCGCTGTGCAGTTCGGCCGACGCCGGTGCCAGCGAACCACGCGACAGATGGACCACCGACATCGAGTCCTCGACCGAAACCTGCTGGGCCACACCGTCGACAAGGTCCTTGTCGGTGCGGCCGAGGGTGGGCAGGATGAGCGCGGCACGGCCGGTGGCCAGGTGCGATTCGTTGAGTTTCGTACTCACCTGCACGGTGAGCGAGCAACGAGCCAGGGCCGTGCGGGTGAACTCGGTGTCCGGCGCCGCGGAGACGAAGTTGCCGCCCATCGCGAAGAACACGCGGACCTCGCCGCGCGCCATGGCGCCGATGGCGGCCACCGTGTCATAACCGTGGTCGCGCGGGGAGACGATCCCGAACTCGGCGTCCTGCGCCGCGAGGAACGACTCGGGCATCTTCTCGAAGATGCCCATCGTGCGATCGCCCTGCACATTGGAGTGTCCGCGCACCGGGCACAGGCCGGCTCCCGGCTTGCCGATCATGCCGCGCAGCAACAACACGTTGGTGCCCTCGCCGATGGTGGCCACCGAATGTCGATGCTGGGTCAGACCCATCGCCCAGCACAAGATGACGCGGTCTGCGGAGGCCACGGCATCGGCCAGGTCGGCGATCTGGGCCTGCGTCAGCCCGGTGGCCGCGATGATCTCGTCGATATCGACGTCGTCGAGCGAGCTGAGGTAGTCGTCGACCCCGGCGCAGTGCGCGTCGAGGAATTCGTGGTCGAAGACGGTGCCGGGCGCGGCGCGTTCGGCGTCGAGCAGCAGCCGCGCGACCCCGCGGAACAGCGCCATGTCGCCGCCGAGGCGGATCTGCAGGAAATCATCGGCGAGCTTCACGCCGTGCCCCACGACGCCACCGATCTTCTGCGGATCCTTGAACCGCATCAGGCCGGCTTCGGGCAGCGGGTTGATCGCGACGATCCGGGCGCCGTTGTGTTTGGCCTTCTCCAGGGTGGACAGCATGCGCGGATGGTTGGTGCCCGGATTCTGGCCGGCGATGATGATGAGGTCGGCCGACTCGATGTCGGGCACGGTGACCGACCCCTTGCCGATGCCGATCGATGCGCCGAGTGCGGAGCCGGACGATTCGTGGCACATGTTGGAGCAGTCCGGCAGGTTGTTGGTGCCCAGACTGCGCGCGAACAGCTGATACACGAAGGCCGCTTCGTTGCTGGTGCGGCCGGAAGTGTAGAAAACGGCTTCGTGTGGTGAGGACATCGCGGCGAGTTCGTCGGCGATGAGCTGGTTGGCCTGCTCCCAGGAGACGGGTCGGTAGTGCGAATCGCCCGGTGCGAGGTACATCGGGTGGGTCAGCCGCCCCTGCTGCGACAGCCAGTAGCCCGAGCGCTCCCGCAGGTCGTCCACCGAATGAGCGGCGAAGAAATCCGGTGTCACCCGGCGCCGCGTGGCTTCCTCGGCGACCGCCTTGGCGCCGTTCTCGCAGAACTCCGCGTGTTTGCGGTGTCCGGGCGTCTCCGGCCAGGCACACCCAGGGCAGTCGAACCCCTCGCGTTGATTGAGCTTGGCCAGCGTGCGCGCCGTGCGAACCGGACCCATCTGCTCGAGTCCCCGCGCCAGGGCCACCGCGACCGCCGGAACCCCGGCCGCGTGATCCTTGATCGCCCCGGTGTGGATGTCGTCGGGTTCGGTGACGGCGATGTCCGCGGGCTGGCTTCGACGGTTCATATCCTCATCTTGCCCCGAGCCGGCCGCGCTGTCGGCACACTGGTCCCATGGCGCAACAGGATGTGGATCGGGTGGCGGGAATCGTGCTGGCCGGCGGTCGTTCCCGACGGATGGGTCGCGACAAGGCGGCACTCGACTGGGCGGGTGAGCCGATGCTCGCGCGCGTGGTCCGGACCGTCGGGGAACGCTGCGATCCGGTCCTCGTCGTGGCGCCCGAGGAGTCCGCGGCCTATCAGGGCTTGTACGGGACCGGCGGGCCGGAGGCGCAGTGGGTGACCGATGAGACACCCGGTGGCGGGCCGCTCGCGGGTCTCGCGGTGGGGTTGGCCCGCGCGGCGGACGCGGGCGCGACGTGGGCGTTCGTGTGTGCAACCGACATGCCGCTGATCGAGCCGGAGTTGATCGATGAGCTGGTGCGCGGGATCACCGCGTCGACCCAGGCGGTCATCGCCACCGACGCGCAGCGCGATCATCCGATGGCCGGCCTGTACCGGACCGATGCGGCGCGGGTGATCGCCGAGCTGACCGCCGGCGGCGAACGGCGCATGCTCGCCGCCCTCGACGCGTTGACCACTCATCGCATCGCCGTGGGTACCCCGGAATGGCTCACCAACGTCAACGCTCCCGAAGACCTGCACCGGCTCCACGTCTAGTACGCGGCGTTTCCTAAGATTGTGGGGTGAGCACACCCGATCCGAGCCGCGAGCTGCCGAAGTCCTGGGACCCCGCCGAACACGAGGCGCAGCTGTACCAGGGCTGGGTGGACGCCGGTTACTTCACAGCAGACGCGACAAGTGACCGGCCGGCGTTCTCGATCGTCATCCCGCCACCGAATGTCAACGGGTCGCTGCACATGGGGCATGCCTACGAGCATGTGCTGATGGATGCGCTGGCCCGTCGGCGCCGCATGCAGGGCTACGAGGTGCTGTGGCTGCCCGGCATGGACCACGCGGCGATCGCGATGCAGACGATGGTGGAACGCAAGATCGCCGCCGAAGAGGGACTCACCCGTGACGACCTCGGCCGTGACGCGTTCATCGAGCGGGTCTGGGCGGAGAAGGCCGAGATCGGCGGCAACATCGGCAACCAGATGCGCCGGCTCGGCGACGGCGTGGACTGGAGCCGGGAACGCTTCACCATGGACGACGGCCTGTCGCGCGCGGTGCAGACGGTGTTCAAGCAGATGTACGACGACGGGCTGATCTACCGCGCCGAGCGGTTGGTGAACTGGTCGCCGGTGCTCAAGACGGCGATCAGTGACATCGAGGTGAGCTACGCCGACGTCGAGGGTGAGCTCGTCAGCTTCCGCTACGGCAGCCTCGACGACGGCGAGCCGCACATCGTGGTCGCCACCACGCGGCTGGAGACGATGCTCGGCGACACCGCGATCGCCGTGCATCCCGAGGACGAGCGCTACGCCCATCTGATCGGCACCGAACTCGACCATCCGTTCGTCGACCGGCGCATCCCGGTCATCGCCGACGACTACGTGGACCCCGAGTTCGGCAGTGGCGCGGTCAAGATCACTCCCGCACACGACCCCAACGACTTCGCGATCGGGCAACGCCACGACCTGCCGATGCCGACGATCATGGACGCCGAGGCACGCATCGCCGACACCGGCACGGTGTTCGACGGGATGGACCGTTTCGAGGCACGCGTCAAGGTGCGCGAAGCGCTCGCCGAGCAGGGGCGCATCGTCACCGAGGTCCGGCCGTACCTGCACAGCGTCGGACATTCCGAACGGACCGGCGAGCCCATCGAACCGCGGTTGTCCATGCAGTGGTGGGTGCGCGTCGAGTCCTTGGCCAAGGCGGCCGGCGACGCGGTTCGCAACGGTGACACCGTGATCCACCCGACCTCGATGGAGCCGCGCTGGTTCGGCTGGGTCGACAACATGTACGACTGGTGTATCTCTCGTCAGCTGTGGTGGGGTCACCGCATCCCGATCTTCTACGGCCCCGAGGGGGAGGTCGTCTGTGTGGGGCCCGACGAGCAGGCACCCGACGGCTATGTCCAGGAGACCGACGTCCTCGACACCTGGTTCTCGTCGGGCCTGTGGCCGTTCTCCACCATGGGCTGGCCCGACAACACTGCCGACCTCGAGAAGTTCTATCCCACTTCGGTTCTCGTCACCGGCTACGACATCCTGTTCTTCTGGGTGGCCCGGATGATGATGTTCGGTACCTACGTCGGTGACCGGCTCGGCGACGGCAACGCGGTGCCGTTTCACAACCTGTTCCTGCATGGTCTGGTGCGCGACGAGCACGGCCGCAAGATGTCGAAGTCGAAGGGCAACGGCATCGATCCGCTCGACTGGGTGGAGCGCTTCGGCGCCGACGCGTTGCGCTTCACGCTCGCTCGTGGCGCCAACCCGGGTAGCGACATCTCGGTCGGCGAGGACCACGCACAGTCCTCGCGCAACTTCGCGACGAAACTGTTCAACGCCACCAAGTTCGCGCTGATGAACGGCGCCACGGTGGGTGAACTACCCGATCGCGCAACGCTGACCGAAGCCGACCGGTGGATTCTGGACCGACTCGAGCAGGTCCGGGCCGAGGCCGATGCCGGCTTCGAGGCATACGAGTTCTCCAAAGCCTGTGAGGCGCTGTACCACTTCGCCTGGGACGAGGTCTGTGACTGGTACCTCGAACTGGCCAAGGTGCAGTATGCGCAGAACGACGACGCACGATCCGCGTCCACCTCGGTGGTGCTCGGCACGGTGCTCGACAGCCTGCTGAGATTGCTGCATCCGGTGATGCCGTTCGTCACCGAGATGTTGTGGAAGTCGCTCACCGGAAAAGAATCCGTGGTGATCGCGGACTGGCCCGCAGCGAGTGAGGTGGCGGCCGATACCGTTGCGGCACAACACATCGACGACCTGCAGCGCCTGATCACCGAGGTCCGGCGCTTCCGCAGCGACCAGGGGCTGCGCCCGGGACAGCGAGTGGCAGCCGAGATCGACGGCCTGGACACGGCGGCGCTCGCCGACTCCCGCGGGTACCTCGACTCGCTGGCGCGCCTGGAGGCCGCCGCCGACGGCTTCGCGGCCACCGCCACCATCGACGTGCGCCTCTCGTCGGCGACGGTCACCGTCCGGATCGATACGTCCGGCACCGTCGACGTGGCGGCCGAACGCAAGCGCCTGACCAAGGATCTGGCGGCCGCGGAGAAGGAACTCGCCTCCACCACCGGCAAACTCGGCAATGAACAGTTCCTCGCCAAGGCGCCCGAACACGTCGTCGCGAAGATCCGGGAACGGCAGAAGGTGGCGACCGAAGAGGTGGAACGCCTCGGCGGTGCGCTCGCCGCATTGGGTGGCGCGTGAGTTCCCACGACGATCACGACCCCCGCGACGACCAGGACCCTCGCGACGACCAGGACCACGGTGCGGACGCCGACGACTGGGACGACGACCTGGACCGCGATCACCTCGGACCGGACGGGCCCGTGTCGCAGGATCTCGGCGCCCTGCTCGACGAGATCGATGCCCGCGACGGCGATCAAGGCGACCCGGACGAGGCCGACTCCGAATCGGTCGACGATGGTGACGAGCCCCGTCGCCCGGCCGGCCCGGTCGACGATGCCGCGACACTCGCCGAACTCGCCGAGGTCGAGGCCGAACTGGACACCCGCTGGCCCGAGACCAAGATCGAGCCGTCGCTGACGCGTATCTCGGCGTTGATGGATCTGCTCGGGTCCCCCCAACACGGCTATCCGGCGATTCACGTCGCCGGCACGAACGGCAAGACGTCGGTGGCCCGGATGATCGATGCCCTGCTGATCGCCCTGCACCGGCGGACCGGGCGGGTCACCAGTCCGCATCTACAGCGGGTCACCGAACGAATCTCGGTCGACGGGGCACCGATCCCTGCCCGCACCTATATCGACACCTACCGCGAACTCGAGCCC containing:
- the mobA gene encoding molybdenum cofactor guanylyltransferase codes for the protein MAQQDVDRVAGIVLAGGRSRRMGRDKAALDWAGEPMLARVVRTVGERCDPVLVVAPEESAAYQGLYGTGGPEAQWVTDETPGGGPLAGLAVGLARAADAGATWAFVCATDMPLIEPELIDELVRGITASTQAVIATDAQRDHPMAGLYRTDAARVIAELTAGGERRMLAALDALTTHRIAVGTPEWLTNVNAPEDLHRLHV
- a CDS encoding FdhF/YdeP family oxidoreductase; this encodes MNRRSQPADIAVTEPDDIHTGAIKDHAAGVPAVAVALARGLEQMGPVRTARTLAKLNQREGFDCPGCAWPETPGHRKHAEFCENGAKAVAEEATRRRVTPDFFAAHSVDDLRERSGYWLSQQGRLTHPMYLAPGDSHYRPVSWEQANQLIADELAAMSSPHEAVFYTSGRTSNEAAFVYQLFARSLGTNNLPDCSNMCHESSGSALGASIGIGKGSVTVPDIESADLIIIAGQNPGTNHPRMLSTLEKAKHNGARIVAINPLPEAGLMRFKDPQKIGGVVGHGVKLADDFLQIRLGGDMALFRGVARLLLDAERAAPGTVFDHEFLDAHCAGVDDYLSSLDDVDIDEIIAATGLTQAQIADLADAVASADRVILCWAMGLTQHRHSVATIGEGTNVLLLRGMIGKPGAGLCPVRGHSNVQGDRTMGIFEKMPESFLAAQDAEFGIVSPRDHGYDTVAAIGAMARGEVRVFFAMGGNFVSAAPDTEFTRTALARCSLTVQVSTKLNESHLATGRAALILPTLGRTDKDLVDGVAQQVSVEDSMSVVHLSRGSLAPASAELHSEVAIVCDLATTALGADHPVEWQQMRRDYNLIRDHISRVIPGFEDFNIRVRLSDGFVLPHPPRDRREFDTPDGRAHFAVHPLDWVPVPEGRLILQTLRSHDQYNTTIYGHDDRYRGIKGNRRVIMCHPDDIAAAGLRAGDHVDIISEHAGEDGIVEERRVDGFELVAYSTPRGNAAAYYPETNPLVPLGSVARESNTPVSKAVVIRLEPSVTAS
- a CDS encoding valine--tRNA ligase codes for the protein MSTPDPSRELPKSWDPAEHEAQLYQGWVDAGYFTADATSDRPAFSIVIPPPNVNGSLHMGHAYEHVLMDALARRRRMQGYEVLWLPGMDHAAIAMQTMVERKIAAEEGLTRDDLGRDAFIERVWAEKAEIGGNIGNQMRRLGDGVDWSRERFTMDDGLSRAVQTVFKQMYDDGLIYRAERLVNWSPVLKTAISDIEVSYADVEGELVSFRYGSLDDGEPHIVVATTRLETMLGDTAIAVHPEDERYAHLIGTELDHPFVDRRIPVIADDYVDPEFGSGAVKITPAHDPNDFAIGQRHDLPMPTIMDAEARIADTGTVFDGMDRFEARVKVREALAEQGRIVTEVRPYLHSVGHSERTGEPIEPRLSMQWWVRVESLAKAAGDAVRNGDTVIHPTSMEPRWFGWVDNMYDWCISRQLWWGHRIPIFYGPEGEVVCVGPDEQAPDGYVQETDVLDTWFSSGLWPFSTMGWPDNTADLEKFYPTSVLVTGYDILFFWVARMMMFGTYVGDRLGDGNAVPFHNLFLHGLVRDEHGRKMSKSKGNGIDPLDWVERFGADALRFTLARGANPGSDISVGEDHAQSSRNFATKLFNATKFALMNGATVGELPDRATLTEADRWILDRLEQVRAEADAGFEAYEFSKACEALYHFAWDEVCDWYLELAKVQYAQNDDARSASTSVVLGTVLDSLLRLLHPVMPFVTEMLWKSLTGKESVVIADWPAASEVAADTVAAQHIDDLQRLITEVRRFRSDQGLRPGQRVAAEIDGLDTAALADSRGYLDSLARLEAAADGFAATATIDVRLSSATVTVRIDTSGTVDVAAERKRLTKDLAAAEKELASTTGKLGNEQFLAKAPEHVVAKIRERQKVATEEVERLGGALAALGGA